A single region of the Brienomyrus brachyistius isolate T26 chromosome 10, BBRACH_0.4, whole genome shotgun sequence genome encodes:
- the LOC125751085 gene encoding chordin-like protein 1 isoform X2 — translation MAAQRGLRDLSVLLGWILLQTIGGRVYSDPSKQSNKLCTFQEKRYRLGERWHPYLEPYGYVYCVSCLCTEGGNVLCNRVRCPPVKCTSPVPMPQQCCHRCPEVPPPPPAAHSAGMPCVYKGMQYQNGDVFVAEGLFPSRHANQCSQCSCSEGKVYCRLRTCPTLTCPSPASVPESCCQVCKESDDRDASWDQGEVESPRQPANRGARHSYQRTQYDLLPFRSLAAAPQQPSFRSHRQLLTDQNRAAGTTMQIVIDKREQQSWVCVSNGKTYSHGESWHPVLRSFGVMECVLCTCNVTRQECKKIHCPEHYPCKYPQKVEGRCCKVCQEELALKNEDSREYFCGEETWPVYEALESVEEDNIRTIALETEPPEEVELHIWTIVKGLLRNFQIKKVPMMDFSKHSDFKPLTRTTQSRWKIFREGELQISQMCAKRSCRTELEDLVRVLFLDKPEKGHC, via the exons ATGGCGGCACAGCGGGGGCTCAGAGATCTCAGCGTGCTGCTGGGGTGGATACTGCTGCAGACGATCGGCGGCAGGGTGTACTCAGACCCATCGAAAC AATCCAACAAGTTGTGCACGTTTCAGGAGAAGAGGTACAGACTGGGAGAGCGGTGGCACCCGTACTTGGAGCCGTATGGATATGTGTATTGCGTTAGCTGTCTTTGCACCGAG GGGGGTAACGTGCTATGTAACCGTGTAAGGTGCCCCCCCGTGAAGTGCACCAGCCCCGTGCCGATGCCGCAGCAGTGCTGCCACCGGTGCCCAG AGGTGCCCCCGCCACCCCCAGCCGCCCACAGCGCAGGGATGCCCTGTGTCTATAAAGGCATGCAGTACCAGAACGGGGATGTCTTTGTAGCGGAGGGTCTCTTCCCTAGTCGCCATGCCAACCAGTGTTCCCAGTGCAGCTGCTCT GAAGGCAAAGTTTACTGCCGGCTGCGCACCTGTCCCACACTGACCTGCCCATCCCCCGCGTCTGTCCCAGAGTCCTGCTGCCAGGTTTGTAAAG AATCCGACGACAGAGATGCATCGTGGGACCAGGGCGAAGTGGAGAGCCCCCGACAGCCGGCAAACAGAGGGGCG AGGCACTCGTACCAGCGCACACAGTACGACCTGCTGCCCTTCCGCTCCCTGGCTGCAGCCCCCCAGCAGCCCAGCTTCCGCTCCCACCGGCAGCTTCTGACTGACCAGAACCGGGCGGCCGGCACCACAATGCAGATCGTCATCGACAAGCGTGAGCAGCAGAGCTGGG TATGTGTCTCCAACGGTAAGACCTACTCCCACGGCGAGTCCTGGCACCCTGTCCTTCGCTCCTTCGGTGTTATGGAGTGCGTCCTCTGCACGTGCAACGTCACCAGGCAGGAATGCAAGAAGATCCACTGCCCTGAGCATTACCCCTGCAAATACCCCCAGAAGGTTGAGGGCAGGTGCTGCAAGGTTTGTCAAG AGGAGCTGGCTTTGAAGAACGAGGACAGCAGGGAGTATTTCTGTGGGGAGGAAACATGGCCTGTGTATGAGGCCCTGGAATCTGTGGAAGAGGACAACATCAGGACCATTGCCCTGGAGACAGAGCCACCAGAAGAAGTTGAGCTGCACATATGGACCATTGTTAAAG GCCTCCTCAGAAACTTCCAGATCAAGAAGGTCCCCATGATGGATTTCAGCAAGCACAGCGATTTTAAGCCATTGACAAGGACCACACAGA GCCGGTGGAAGATCTTCCGCGAAGGGGAGCTCCAGATCAGCCAGATGTGTGCGAAGCGGTCCTGTCGCACGGAACTGGAAGACCTGGTACGGGTTCTGTTCCTGGACAAGCCAGAGAAGGGCCACTGCTGA
- the LOC125751085 gene encoding chordin-like protein 1 isoform X1, whose product MAAQRGLRDLSVLLGWILLQTIGGRVYSDPSKQSNKLCTFQEKRYRLGERWHPYLEPYGYVYCVSCLCTEGGNVLCNRVRCPPVKCTSPVPMPQQCCHRCPEVPPPPPAAHSAGMPCVYKGMQYQNGDVFVAEGLFPSRHANQCSQCSCSEGKVYCRLRTCPTLTCPSPASVPESCCQVCKESDDRDASWDQGEVESPRQPANRGARHSYQRTQYDLLPFRSLAAAPQQPSFRSHRQLLTDQNRAAGTTMQIVIDKREQQSWVCVSNGKTYSHGESWHPVLRSFGVMECVLCTCNVTRQECKKIHCPEHYPCKYPQKVEGRCCKVCQAEELALKNEDSREYFCGEETWPVYEALESVEEDNIRTIALETEPPEEVELHIWTIVKGLLRNFQIKKVPMMDFSKHSDFKPLTRTTQSRWKIFREGELQISQMCAKRSCRTELEDLVRVLFLDKPEKGHC is encoded by the exons ATGGCGGCACAGCGGGGGCTCAGAGATCTCAGCGTGCTGCTGGGGTGGATACTGCTGCAGACGATCGGCGGCAGGGTGTACTCAGACCCATCGAAAC AATCCAACAAGTTGTGCACGTTTCAGGAGAAGAGGTACAGACTGGGAGAGCGGTGGCACCCGTACTTGGAGCCGTATGGATATGTGTATTGCGTTAGCTGTCTTTGCACCGAG GGGGGTAACGTGCTATGTAACCGTGTAAGGTGCCCCCCCGTGAAGTGCACCAGCCCCGTGCCGATGCCGCAGCAGTGCTGCCACCGGTGCCCAG AGGTGCCCCCGCCACCCCCAGCCGCCCACAGCGCAGGGATGCCCTGTGTCTATAAAGGCATGCAGTACCAGAACGGGGATGTCTTTGTAGCGGAGGGTCTCTTCCCTAGTCGCCATGCCAACCAGTGTTCCCAGTGCAGCTGCTCT GAAGGCAAAGTTTACTGCCGGCTGCGCACCTGTCCCACACTGACCTGCCCATCCCCCGCGTCTGTCCCAGAGTCCTGCTGCCAGGTTTGTAAAG AATCCGACGACAGAGATGCATCGTGGGACCAGGGCGAAGTGGAGAGCCCCCGACAGCCGGCAAACAGAGGGGCG AGGCACTCGTACCAGCGCACACAGTACGACCTGCTGCCCTTCCGCTCCCTGGCTGCAGCCCCCCAGCAGCCCAGCTTCCGCTCCCACCGGCAGCTTCTGACTGACCAGAACCGGGCGGCCGGCACCACAATGCAGATCGTCATCGACAAGCGTGAGCAGCAGAGCTGGG TATGTGTCTCCAACGGTAAGACCTACTCCCACGGCGAGTCCTGGCACCCTGTCCTTCGCTCCTTCGGTGTTATGGAGTGCGTCCTCTGCACGTGCAACGTCACCAGGCAGGAATGCAAGAAGATCCACTGCCCTGAGCATTACCCCTGCAAATACCCCCAGAAGGTTGAGGGCAGGTGCTGCAAGGTTTGTCAAG CAGAGGAGCTGGCTTTGAAGAACGAGGACAGCAGGGAGTATTTCTGTGGGGAGGAAACATGGCCTGTGTATGAGGCCCTGGAATCTGTGGAAGAGGACAACATCAGGACCATTGCCCTGGAGACAGAGCCACCAGAAGAAGTTGAGCTGCACATATGGACCATTGTTAAAG GCCTCCTCAGAAACTTCCAGATCAAGAAGGTCCCCATGATGGATTTCAGCAAGCACAGCGATTTTAAGCCATTGACAAGGACCACACAGA GCCGGTGGAAGATCTTCCGCGAAGGGGAGCTCCAGATCAGCCAGATGTGTGCGAAGCGGTCCTGTCGCACGGAACTGGAAGACCTGGTACGGGTTCTGTTCCTGGACAAGCCAGAGAAGGGCCACTGCTGA